The Setaria viridis chromosome 9, Setaria_viridis_v4.0, whole genome shotgun sequence sequence AGAGTTTTCTTTTTAAATAATGGCTGAGGGGATTGGACTAGGCCTGAGCAAAATGTGGGTTGAGTTGGGCCAACAAAAAACCCGGAATATTTTGGGGCTAGAAAAACGTGACCAAGCCCACCCACGATCATCTTTTGAGCAACCGGTCtttttttagttgaaaaataaatcaaaaaaTTAATCGGGCTGGGCTGGCCCGTCTAATTTTTTGAGCTGGCAAAATGCGCGCATGCTCGGCTCTATAAAAACCACGGGCCGGGCTTAGCCCGGTGGGCTGGAACCGGGCCAAATTGAACACATTATATTATTGTTTCCTGCTCTAGTAGCTGACGGTATTCAAGAATCATAGGACTAATTACCAAGAGTAAAAGATGAATCAGCCGCGCCTCAAACTAGCACAAACCAAGAATTTCTGACTAGTAGTGGATAAAAATACAAGCGATCTCTGTCGGCCACTTGCTATAACCACGTACACCCAGAAATTTTGTACACCTGTACACCTATATGTCGTAGTGTACATACACATACTACCTATATCCATCTATCGATACCTTTTGCTTCATGATTTTAACAAATCTTAGGGTATAGAAATAATCCTGGGTAGTTATAGCACGCCAAATTAATGGTAAGTGCTGTAAAAATGGCTAAAAGTCAGTTAGCTATACGTGTCGTTCCACCGGATATAATCTTGGAGTTATGTTGATCATTTTATCATCTGAGGGATTAATCGCAGGTATCGACTTCTCTCTTCCATCGTATGGTGTCGAGTACCACCGTGCACTTCTCCAACATGATTGGTCCCACTGAACCAATAGAGTTCCACGGCCACCCGGTCGCCTACGACATTGCACCCAGCGTCTTTGGGCATCCAACCGTGGGCAGAGCAGGCTTAAACCCGTAGCCAAGCCTGAGCGTCTGGTGCGGTGCCCAGCTCGATCCGGTTGTGCTCTCATGAACACGTACCCAAACCCAATCAAGTCTCGACGACCCAACCAGTGTGTTCTTTCGACGCACTGCATTACGGCATTGTACCTACAGATGAGCGCGAGGAAGCCTTTCTTCTATGCGTAGGCGGCGAGTTTGTGACTTGTGTGCGCTAGCTCTGGCCCGGCGAGCATAGAGGCAGCGTGCCAAGGAACAGGGTTCCTTTTCGTAGGTTTTCACGAGATCTGCAGCTTTGTTTTAGTTGAAATTTTCTTGTTTAAAGTGGTAAATGTTTAGATGATTGAATCATAGGAATACAACTCCTGGTCCCGTGGATGTTAAGTTGGTAGTACAAAGTCTCAAAATCGCACGCGAAAATACGCGAGAAATGGAACGCCCAATCGGGCAGGCAGCTCAAGGTGGCCTGCAGgtgttttgaaatttttttttactaGTTTTAGTTCACGGAACACGGTTACAGAAAGAAGATAACCACATACGGACATATAGTAGTAGTATTGCAAGGAAAAAATATCAAGGGGACAGACAGCGTAACGTAGAGCATCGGCATCGGCCAACTGTGCGCCGGGCGGGCCGGCGCTGGTTCTCCCTTCCTGGACCGGGTCTTCCTGGACGCCTGCACTACGGAGGCGTGTGTCCTGTCCACAGCCACAGTGCAGCGCAGGCGGCAGGCCGGCCGTCGCGTACTCGCGTGGCTCGGTGGTACGTACGCCTACCTACGCTTATCCGGCGACGTTACCCACGATGCGAGGCCGAGACAGCTTGGGTGCTGGCTGCTGGGACCTGGTCCTCGCGTGTCCTGCTCTGGCTGCTCTACTAACCCTGACGCCACCTCGTGCGGTTGTGCTGCTCAAGAGTCAGTCGTCTCCACCGGATCCGCCTGATGAATCTTGAGGTGAGCATGCCTCTCTCGTCTTCCTGCTCCCCCTCCTGAAGAAGAAGTTGTGATTTCTCGATCTCCTACCTGATTCGATGCTTCTTGTACTACCGTTGAATCCGGGGCATGGCCGTGGTAAGCTCGGGCCCATCTCGTTAGGACCCATCCGTTGCTTCTTGTAGATTGATTCTTTTCCCCCTCTGAATGAGATTAGAATATTACATTTGGTTCCTCCTTGACCTGTAGTATATGGTAGATCTGTGGGTTGTTTGCTGTGGGTTCTGATGTAGTTTTCAGCCCATGATTTCTTCTCTCACGAGTAGCAAGCCGTCCTCTGAATTAATGGCCACAACTTGATACGACTGTTCGTTGTCTGCTTCCCGTGCTCGCCCAAAAGACTGATAGGTTGCCTATAACGTAGGTTATTCTCCTTTAATTAAGCACCTTTGCAGTTGTTTAGTGGAGCAATGAAGTGACTACATCATTCTTGTCTCTTGAATCGAAAAATATCGATTTAATTGATTGATGTGCAGTAGAGGTGGAGAAAgagttatttttttattcttggaTGCGAATCGAAGTGCAAGTTCTAGGGCTATCCCATCCATAACTTTGTAAACTTGGAACTGGAGATCTTAGTTTCACTACTGCAAGTTTTGATTTTTACCGCATCACTTAAGTTTTGCTAATGCTATAATGTTTTCCCCATTTTCTTGGGAATTGGGACTCCAAGAAATGTAACCAAGGGTCCTAATTTTCAGCAACATACCATATGTTTTGTTTACAAAACAACATTTCACTAAATCAGATTTTGACATGCTAGATGACATTAAAGATTCGTTGATGTATATTTCAATTGGCATGCTGCGATATAACTGACTATTGCCCTATTTTCTTATGCAACAGCTGATTAGGTATCATCACTTTTAGCGGCAACGAAAAGAAGCTGTGATCATGGCATCACTGAGTGCCGACCTTTTCTATGATATACTCAAGCGTCTCGATGCTGCAGCTCTGGCAAGAGCAGGCTGTGCTTGTGCTGACTTCCGTGCCATATCAAATGAAGAGGACTTGTGGGAGAATGCTTGCACATCTCTGTGGCCATCAACAAGACGAGATGATGTTAGGAGCTTGATTGTTTCTGTTGGTGGATTCAGGAAGTTCTATGCCGATTGTTTCACTCTTATACTGAACAAAGATGTTCCTGTAGTTCAGACAAATGAAACTAATCCCTTTGCAGAGGAATGGGCTGAGTCTGACTATTACTATGATGACATGGATGAGCTTGAAAACTCCCTGCCTTCAGACTTTGTATCTCTAATCGATGTATGGTATAAAGACCATGCACTCTACTCGAAGGTCATATGGGGAATTCCGAACTCAGACGGTGCCAACGGATGGTTCTATAACTGCCCATTCCGGGTAGACTTGTTTCATCACTCAGCTGAAAACAACGAGAACAATAATGGAGAGGTATTCCTATCAACCATCAGTGACTTACCATCGGTGCCCTCAATGGAGCAAGAAAGGAAAGATGGGAAACTTTGGAGGGAGCTAAATGATGGTATAAAGTTGAGTTGGATCATTGTCAACAGAAAGATGAAGCGTGCAGTGAACCTGACAAGTTGGCACCCACTGGGTGGGCAGAGGCACTGGCCAACTGATACTGATTTTGTTCTACGGTTTGGATCTGTCCTTCCAGCAAAGGAGGTCCTGCCGTGCCAGGTAGCAGAATGCATCCTGCTGATGAAATTCCGCATGATAAGCATGGGGAGTGAGGAAGCTGGGGAATCTTCCACCCTTGCATTGACAGAACTGAGTATGCAGATCGAAGACATGGGTGGCGTTCATCTCAACGGGCGCTGCAGCCTTCTTCTTCTCAAGGAGGCATTGAGCTGCCATCGGAGCAGGAATTACGATGAGGTGCTGGAGTCTTGCAATTTGTATCTGAAGGCACAGAGCGAGCTGAAAGAAGAGAAGATACGCAGTGAATACCGGTTCGACACACTCTGTATTGTCAGTGGTATTACAATATTTGGTGCTATCTGCACCATGTGCTATAGAAGGTTTGAGAACTTTTAACTTAATAAGGGTAGTTGCAGAGTTGCTGAATCCTACATACATACAGCATTCTGTGTAGCGTGAATTTCAGAAATGTTGTAATGCATGCTTGAGAGCTGGTAAAACAGCCGAGTAATTGTTGGTTAGTTATTCACCTTTAGATCTTTCAGGGGGGAAATAACCTCATTTATGAAAATGGAAAATAATGAAAATTTCCTTGTAGCAATATTCAGTTACTACAATAGATAGCAGGAACTGTAGTTCTCTTTTTTAAGGGCAAAGGAAGTTTTATCATCACCATACATATATTCATACGTAGATAATATACAACATTTTGACTGCTATTGCATTATGTTAGATTAAAGAGCTGCAACTCTATGAGTAATGTGACACTTTTCGGGTGACCTTTCTAGATTATAAAACCCCTATGCTGCTTATCCAACTGTGACAATTAAAAATCATAGCAATATCTAGCCCTGGGCATTCGGTATTACCGAACCAATTCCTCGGTACTTCGGTTCCCAGATACATCGGTACCGATCGATTCTTTCAAAGAATCGGTACTGACCGAATTTAGTTTCGGTTAGTTCAGTTCGGTTCCGGTTCTGACCGAACTAACCGACCAAAAGTCTCAGTGAGCAGGCGAGTAGCGTAGGGGCAGCAGCCGTGCACGCCGGGgcagccgcgcgcggcggcggcgcgggtggggaTGCGACGCGGGCAGGCCGGCCGGGACTCCAGGAGTGCGCGCCGAGTGGGGATGCCGGATGCGGCGGGAGGACGCGGTGGAGGGGCCGGGGGGAGCCGAGACTTCGGGAGGCGGGAGGGCGCGCCGGCTGGGGTCCTGGGGATGCGGCGGTCGGCGGGACTGTGGGAGGACGCAggggggcgccggccgccgagaCTCCGGGAGGGCATGTCGGCTGGGGATGCGCCGGTCGCTGGGGATGTGCTATGGGTGGGGAGACGGCGCGGGTAAGGAGCTAGGAGGATTCAGGGGGGCGCCGACCGCCGGGACTCCGGGAGGGCGCGCCGGCTGGGGTCCTGGggatgcggcggccggcgggactGTGGGAGGACGCAggggggcgccggccgccgagaCTCCGGGAGGGCGTGTCGGCTGGGGATGCGCCGGTCGCTGGGGATGTGCTATGGGTGGGGAGACGGCGCGGGTAAGGAGCTAGGAGGATTCAGGGGGGCGCCGACCGCCGGGACTCCGGGAGGGCGCGCCGACTGGGGATGCGCCGGTCGTCGGGGATGTGCTATAGGTGGGGAGGCGGCACGGGTAAGGAGCTAGGAGGATTCAGGGGGGCGCCGGCCGCCAGGACTCCGGGAGGGCGCGCCGGCTAGGGATGCACCAGCCACCGGGGATGCGCTGCGGGTGAGGAGTcgggaggcggcgcgggtggaACTGGAGACTCGGCGCTTGGCGTTACGCTCGGGGTCTCAAGCAGAAGCAGAAGTGGGCCTTATCAGGGCTCGGTTCCTCGGTTAGTTCGGTTAACCAAGGGGAGGAACCGATTTAACCGAACTTTGTTCGGTTCCTAGGAAATAAGAACTGAACAGGGAACCGAGATTTCAGTTCTCGGTAAATTCGGTTCGGTTCTCGATAAAATTTGCCAATATCTGCCTTTTAAGATAAAACTGTCTTAGCATATAGATCCTTGATGTGCCATGAGCACTGCTGCACTGCTCAGCGGTTAAGATGGTTAGACCAGTAGAGCAGCACCAGACCAACAGAGGCTTAAGTCTTAACGAAAATATGTTCCATACACATTGGTGCCAATGCATCATTACCTTACAAAAATCTCACTAGTAAGGCCATTTTGCACCAATtcgaaaaacaaaaaagaaacacgTGAACGGGCAACACCCGAAACGAGCTCAGAATAATGGAGGGGCCCATGGACCTACATAATGCACCCAAACCATGTGCAAATAAAAAGAGTACCCTATACAACTCATAAAAACAGGATAAGAGAGAGCTGCTAGTGATCATCCTTGGAACATGATGAGAATGCTGGACATCGTGGGCGCTCTTGTGAAAAAACAAAGGGGTAGGAGTGTGCAACTCTGTAGTCTGTAGAATGGAAGGGCTTTATTCAGGGCCAGCCGTGTTTCAGAAAAGATCGGCTTTCTTTTTCTGCAATTCTTGCTTCCACCTTGGCTGCTCGTAGAATTCCTCCTTAGTCATACCAAATACGGTCTGGAATTCGCTTTCCGATAAATATGTCTGCAGGATCAAAATGAAGTTAGCCTTGGAAATTGATTAAAACTTGAGGGGCAGTAAATGTAGAAGAGGCTGCCATCAATTGCAATACATATTCCTATGAGAAACTATAACTATTCAAAAGCATCATCAATTTAGGTGCATATCTGGAAAAAGCCCCAGCTTTGTACTTCAATGAGAAACATGCACTGCTTCTGTTCCACAGAACTGCTGATTGTGCTACTCAGTGCTTATCATTACTAAGAGCATCACTATCTTGGCAAGTATATATAAATCGGCATGAACTGAAAGGATAGAAGGGTTCGATTTTCTGGAGGTCTAAAAACAAGAATTTGGCTGTGATTATGTTCAGGCCTTGTCGCCTTGACCTTACTATTGTTCTTCCTTTCTAGTTCAGTTCATTTATTTTCCCAATGACCTTCTATACTTCATGTTCTTCCTAACTAGCAGCAATTGCGGCAAAACACCTAAAATCCTAACTGGTATTTTCCAGATTATAAGTCTGAGAAATTAGTAACCAGCAGTTAACTGTGGGAAATAAGACCTTGAAGCAGAGTTCATAATGAATTACTAAAGCAAAGAAATTCTACTAGCATGTCTTATGGGACGAGGAAACAGGATCcgataaataaaaaatctcaTGTAAAATGCCCAAAAAACTCCTTTATAATTAAGACAAATACTCAACCCTTTCACAAGGAAATGAGGTAACAAAGCAGAAGAACATTTTTAAGATGCAGAAGATACAAACCTCTCTGCGCTTGTAGTCTATCCCACTAACAGGGTCAGTGGACTTTGATATCAAGCGTTCATAGCTAAAGGTTGTCTGGCCTCCATTTTCATTAGCAGTTTGTTCCTGTGAGACATCAGGCTCTGTTCGGGCATATTCTGGGGCATCAGGCTCTGTTTCTGATTGAGGAGTAGCAGGAGCTAATTCAGTCTTCTCAGCATCTGCATCGAGTGAAGGTGTCAACCTTTGGTATCAAGCCAAAAGGGGAGGAAACGAATGTAACTACAGAATTCTCCTGACTTCATCTACTTCTTGTAGTTACTCAGCGAATCATGCTCATTATTGATAAGTAAAACGCAAAGAAACACATATAGTACACTTCAACAGATTCCAGATCTCCTTTTACTCTTCCAGAGCAAACCAAAAAGGGCACGGCTTTGaatatttctaaaaaaatggTGCAGAGAGCTAAATATATCCAATATATAATTATTGGAGTTGCTGGTGGTACAGGAATAATATCAGTGGGATCTTGAGACATGTTTCTAGTTGTATTATCTTCCTAAAAGTGCCAGAACATTTACCTGCTGTTGGGGATGGCCTACTGTGGGGGCTATGAGATCCCTCAGCAGTCAAAACATTGGACAGTGCTGCAACAGCAGCGGCTCTTTGAGACCCTTGTCCTGAATGAGACTGTGGCTGTGTGCTGCTGGATTTTGACGATGGGTTAAGGGCGGAGGACAAGGCAGCCATTGCTGATGCACGCTGAGTATGTCCGCCGTCACCTGAGCTTGTGGGCCTCTCATCCGACTGAAAAAAACACAGTATTGAGTGGTTAGCGGATAAGAAAAATTGGAAAGGAAATTATTAGCAATACCTGTTTTCCTTGGGAAGATGGATTCAGTGCAGATGAAAGAGCTGCCAGTGCTGATGCCCTTTGAGTTGGCCCACCATCACCTGAGCTCT is a genomic window containing:
- the LOC117840906 gene encoding LOW QUALITY PROTEIN: probable F-box protein At2g36090 (The sequence of the model RefSeq protein was modified relative to this genomic sequence to represent the inferred CDS: inserted 1 base in 1 codon), whose protein sequence is MLQLWQEQAVXCADFRAISNEEDLWENACTSLWPSTRRDDVRSLIVSVGGFRKFYADCFTLILNKDVPVVQTNETNPFAEEWAESDYYYDDMDELENSLPSDFVSLIDVWYKDHALYSKVIWGIPNSDGANGWFYNCPFRVDLFHHSAENNENNNGEVFLSTISDLPSVPSMEQERKDGKLWRELNDGIKLSWIIVNRKMKRAVNLTSWHPLGGQRHWPTDTDFVLRFGSVLPAKEVLPCQVAECILLMKFRMISMGSEEAGESSTLALTELSMQIEDMGGVHLNGRCSLLLLKEALSCHRSRNYDEVLESCNLYLKAQSELKEEKIRSEYRFDTLCIVSGITIFGAICTMCYRRFENF